The genomic interval tcgaccctctaagtggccgcagagtaacaggcgggtggctaggcattttgtgatagCAACACAGTAAGAAAACTAGGCAGGAATCTAATGTATAAGTCTTATATCACAAGCAGCCTAACGGAAAAGGAATATAGAAAAAACAACTGTGTCATAGCTAGCCATTGCAGGAAAAAGCAGAATAGGTGGATGGAAGTCTACAATCAAGTATTGGCAGCTGAAGCTTGCATTTCCATAGTAGAATAGCCTTGACGTTGAAGGTAGTCTTGGCGTTCCTTGGGATCATCAAAATGCTTAGTAAGATTATTTAAGGTAATGCACATCCTGGCTGGGTAGAATAGGCCATATTGGGCCTGAATTTTCTTTAAATCCGATCGCATAGCAAGAAATTGTCTACGCTTGAAGGCTGTAGACTTGACCAAGTCTGGAACAATTAGAATCTGATCTATCCAAAGTAGTGGTGATTTGGCTTTTACAAGAGTCAAAATTTGAAGAATGTGGGAATACCGAAGCATTCTTTGAACCATTGGGTCAGGAAACTTGGCAGGGCAAACAGGGCCAGGCAGAACCAAATGGGCCCATTCTATCTCCAGCTGTTGGTCGAAGTGAAGTTGCAAAAGATCCTGAAGTAATTTCATGCAGAAGCCAAGTGGATCGCTCGCTTCAGATCCCTCGAGTATGCTGAGTATCCGAACATTGTTGCACCTGCTATGATTAGCCAGATCCTCGTAATCCGACTGCAACTTGTGCAAGGCTCCATCATGGTGGTCCAGCATGGACGCTTTTGCCTCTAGCGTGTTGTACGAGAATCCAATAAGGTAATTTTTTGAACAAGTTGCTGACATTGCTCAGTCTGTGCATCAATGCCCTGCCGCAATTCTTGTATAGCGGCATGATTTGAATGAAGCAGGTCCTTAATCTCAGTAAATTCATCCATCAAGGCAGTAGGAAGTGGCGCATTCATCGGGTCATTAGATGACACCAATTTGCATGGAGACAGAGGGTCTGATTTAGGCCGTTTAGCCAATTGATTAGTAGGAAACACCATGTCAATCTGTTGTAGCTTACTGGATGCAATCTTGAAACATGATTCAATGATAGAgagaattctaaaaaaaaaaaaaaaagatattgggGCACATTGGCACACTAAGAAAAAAGTAGGCCCTGCAGGAGCTTAGGGAAACACATCCGTTCACGTGCTAGACAGTGCAACCCCATaacgttggggttttttttgttacatttgtaccccttttGTCCTGGCTCCCGTTGGGAGCAATGGCAAGACGCTTTTGGTGAGCCTTGGGTTTTCACGTTTCCTGACCGGCATTCCCTGTGGTGCCTCCTGCTGCCAGTGCtctgttccctcggcagccgagCCTCTCAGAGCGCTCCTCTTTCCCCTTGCCAGCGTCTTTCCATTGGCCATtttgattggccacttttggcgccttccaggtgtaggttttgcttgctgacgtcagacgccgctCCTTTTAAAGAGGCTATTCCTTGCACTTACTGTCTTTGGAGAGCTTCGGTGTGTCCTTTGCTTGTTTTGTTCGCCTGTCTACTTTGACCTCAGCTTGGACCAGATGTCGCCTGTTGTCAGCCGCTTGCCTACTTGGACCTCAGCTCGAACCGGACTCTGCCTGTTGTCAGCCGCCTGCCTACTTTGACCTCAGCTTGGACCAGATGCCACCTGTTGTCAGCCGCTTGCCTACTTGGACCTCAGCTCGAACCGGACTCTGCCTATTGACAGCCGCCTGCCTACTTTGACCTCAGCATGAACCAGACGCCACCTGTTGTCAGCCCTGCCTACTTTGACCGCAGTCTAGACCTACTCTGCTCATCTGCCTTTGTCTTGCTCATTCTGGACATTTCGATTCAGTTAGATACATGCAGGCCTTTCCTCTGAAACTGCTTCCAAACGTCTCCCGCAGTATCCGTCCTACTCAGTCTTGCGAACCCTCATCCAAGCACCCAGGCTTCCGACTCCACTTCCGGTGAACCCTCAGTCTCTTGCCTACTTAGTCCAGATCTGTctcaagtcctgtcggccgcccgcactcaggggctcaactcctgaggaacgttGGTCACTGCAGTTGAAGAACTGGGCTGTCCACCTGCTGGTTCCAGCACAGAACCTACCCATCTGGGATTGGAATCTGGGTTCAGGCTAGCATAAGGGCTCACttcaagctcttttttttttccacctaccTAGatgactggggggtggggggtcttgctggggaagggaaagaggggataTTGTTGGGTGAGGTGAGAGTGGGCTTGGGGGATTAAAAATTGATGTGGGTgccagcctgatattcagtgcccacacccacatagctaagcagccttatttaggacagctttgaGCACTGAATATTGTTGGCACCCATATAACCTGAGGATCCTCCTTTGTGCCACCCCCTgcaccgcccctgacctgcccacgtTTGGTTTGGGTGgttgtggggatattcagcagcactctctggttaagtgctgctgaatgtccCCACTTAGGCTCCTGCcccgctttgaatattgaccccctactgtacctaaatatatttatttgttacatttgtaccccacattttcccacctaattgcaggctcaatgtggcttacatgataccggAGGTGTTAATAGACTCTGGAGTAAAGCAACTACAGATAATGGTTAAGTTGGGGTAGGAAGGGTAGGAACCACATGAAGGAACATGTGGTGGGGCCGTATAGAGGAtagcaagaacagatgagattgtttggtgatcaaTACGAACTGTGGTGGTGTAGTGTCTCTgatttcaggcatttaagttgggtcgggggggtaagccttttggaacaggtgggtttttagatttttttctgaattggaggcgGTCATAGGtggttttcacagtttttggtagtgcgttccacagctgtgtaCTGATGTCGGAAAAACTGGATGCCTGAAGGCTATTGGTGGTGTACAttaaggtacagtaggtatttttctgttcccggagggctcacaattacaaaataagagttaaaatgggaattgaacctagggaCCTTGGTTTaacatccactgcactaaccactaggctactcctgtactctgtagggacatctgtgtggccgtTCTTCTAAGAATGGTGgcagacagatgtccttgtcctTGCTTTTTTGCCATTCATATGTTGGATGTTCCAGTTTATAAAACTGCTGTCCATGCTGTATGTCTTCAGCACACAGatgtccatagtaacatagtagatgacgacagaaaaagacctgcacggtccacccagtctgcccaacaagacaaactcacatgtgccattttttgtgtataccttaccttaatttgtacctgtcctttccagggtacagaccgtataagtctgcctagcactatccccgcctcccaaccaccagccccgcctcccaccaccggctaaatcctgatatatttcctgttggaaaatacgtGTGAGATGGACAGCTGTTTTTGACATTATCAGCTGGCGTCTCTATTCGGACTTGGATGgccttttcaaaaatgcccctctacagcTTAGAGAGATAATATTCTTTGTATTAAGAAACACATGTGGATTTCTCCATAATTTGGACTTTTAacaaattaaggaaaaataaatgtGAGCATTTTATTAGAGTTGCATCTTTCCGAGCTCTGGTGTCACGTGGCTTCATTTTCCTTGGGGGTTGTGATACCTGGCCTCTCAGTTTTGATCTCATTATTTTAGAAACCCTATTCATCATGATTTTTATACAAAAATATCAGCAATTTCATAAAGCCGCTGTTTACATATGGAAACCCAAGGGGATGCAGTTTGGGTATGGCTTGGATGGGGCTGGAGCAGGGTCCGTGCCATTCATTTTTTCCACATGGATCtgtgtaaaatggctgcttctgCTGTACTTGCACCCTgcgtgtattttagaaaaggttctaggTCGGCAGATCCCTTTCTGAAATATCACCAGAATTGACCATGTCCCCACCTAAGTGTCTCAATGTGCTGATGTCTCTGTTCTATGTAAAACTGGGCTCAGACAGAAATACATCAGAAATAGACCAATGTGTTCCACCAGGGGACTAATTTTCATAATGTGATGTAAACCACAGCCCAGCGAGAAAGTAACTGCAGAAAATGGCAGAAGGATATTAAACCTAGGAAAaaagttttctttccttttttaggATGCCTCCTTCCCTCAGGTCCTTGTTGACACTGGGTGGATTTACCCCCTAAGTGGGTCAGTGTTACCCTTTTGTTTGTTCCtacatttttttcctttagtttctACTTTTCATTTTGTCATTCTCCTTTTACTTTTTCTTTGGGTGAATGGAAAGAAGCAGTTGTGCACTGCTGCAGTGTGAATCATCTGAAGCCTCCCAAGCATTACCCCCTTCCCAGAATAAAAATcacagactaagggccctgtttactaagccacactagaagcgcgctagcgtttttactgCGCACTAATCATGTAGGcaaccataatattcctatgggcacctgcatggttagcacgtgccaaaaaacactaacacaccttagtaaacaggaccctaagtttATGATGACATCATTTATGAGTATTTgatatttgtttttctgtttctttgacAGTAATTACGTTTTCATTGTTTTTTATCCTACAACAGAGAACCGCTACATCTCTTTGGAGAAAAATATTTCAATATATATTTTCAGAGAATTCTAACTGATCACTATGAGCGTCACTCCAACTAAGGTGAACAAGATTGTTGTCTATGAGTTCCCTGATTTCAAAGGGCTAAAGAGAGAGTTCATATCTGATGTTAAAGATCTTAGGGAAATCTCTTTCAATGACTGCATTTGCTCACTGATAGTCATTGGACAGCCATGGATTGCCTATGAGCACATACAGTTTGGTGGATGGCTGCGAGAATATGAAGAAGGTGAGTACTCAAATATTGAGATTCATGACACTATATCTTCACTGCAGCTGATCACTGATGATCTGAGAAACCCTAAGATCACAATATATGAGCACCCAAACTATAAAGGTAAAAATCAGACATTTACAGAGGAGACTAACCTGTGTTATGGAAATTTTAATACTATGGCATCTTCTCATATTGTTGAGAAAGGTGCATGGATCCTGTATGAAAATGCAAACAGACGAGGACAGCGAATATTGGCTCGTGCTGGGGAAAGGTTTGCAGACTATGGCAAAATTGGATTTAATGACAAAGTTTCCTATCTCCGACCTTTGAAGGCTGGGTGTGCCATTGTGAAATCCAATGTGCTTTGGGATAAGATGAAGAAGGAAAATGAGATTTGCTTCATGGTTGATGAGTTTATTGGGGTGAACAGATCAGATTTTGAGCAGGAGTTCAGTTCACGCTCTAAAGAGTATGAGTCATCTGTCACTTATGATTTTAAATTTAGCAACACAACCACCATTGAAGCTGGGGTAGAGTTTAAGTTGATGCTAATTCCATCTGTAAGCATCAAGATTTCAAATTCCATCAGTATTGAAAAGGGGAAATCAGAGACAGTCACCCAAAGAGATAGGTTTCAGCTCACTTTACCAGCTAAGATCCCACCCCACACCAAGATCACCATTACAGTGATGAAGAAGGCGGTCACCGTCATCATACCTGTAGAGCTCACTGTTGAGCAAAATCAAAAGATAACAATCGAGTATGGAGAACTGAGGTGTCAGATGGGAAGCACCATCTATGCTGAGTATGACTCAGAAAAGATTTAATCTATGCCAGAGAATACAGCCCATGCTTCGCTGAGTTTTATAGATTGCAAAATGACAGCTGAGTTGAACCCAAGATACTGGCAGAGGATGCATTGCGTTCCCAAGTGATTTTAATGAGCTACAGGATGTTTGTGTCTCTCTTGTTGGGTAATGGGTAGGACAGACCAAAGTGTAATCCAAAATTTGCCAAAGAAACTGAGCAGTTAAATTTTATCTAGTTCAATTTCACTGTGTGGTAAGAATATGCACAAGGCAAAAATTGCCATTTGTTGTCAGTTTCCTTGGACTATTTTTCTGATTTTTGACTGCTTTTTGTTTGTCTCGCACAtttgtttaaataaatattaGCAGGCCTTTGATCTAACATTTGCTAATTGATTTAATGAATATTAATGTTTAGGTAGTCTGTGTTAAAtcagtttagcatgcactaactcccctgtttactaagctgtgccagCGGCTGATGTTGCGCTAATGCGACACAGTCCATTTTAAATTAACCTAATAAACAGAATGTACACTAACGAATACACATCCTTATGATGTGGCAATTTTTGAGTAGATCTAGGAGCAGTAGCattccgtgcttggctgacacccagggcggatcgccgctgcgcgcacccccccaggtgcagtgcaacacggcgcccccccggcgtggaacggcacccccctggtgtcggcaccccccctggcgtagaccctaacccccgcccccccggcgcagcacctctcactccccccgacagtccccacctgcctaccagctgagctctggtcggcacctccaatctgcagcgctgctgactttaaatgaagaaaactgtctcgtcgttggcccttcactactgaatcccaccctctgatataacttcttaTTTCCTCGAGGacgggactcagtgagtgaagggccaacgacgagacggttttcttcatttaaagtcagcagcgctgcagattggaggtgctggccggagctcagctggtaggcaggtggggactgtcggggggagtgagaggcgctgcgcactgggggggggggggtggacagagcacctccccacccgttgacacccgggtggaccgcccccaccaccccgcccttgctacgccactgcctaggaGCAGGCTTTAGAGCAGGGGACAAGGTAAGACAACCAGTATATATTTTCAGCACTAGCCACCTAAATTTGATGGGAAAACTTAGGGATAGCTAACAAATCTATCTACTTTTCCTGTGTCTGAAGCTGGAATTCCCTTCCTTCTTCCTGCCAGAATATACAAATAGGtcaccatttattttatttatttatttttgttacatttgtaccccgcgctttcccattcatggcaggctcaatgtggcttacatggggcaatggagggttaagtgacttgcccagagtcacaaggagctgcctgtgcctgaagtaggaattgaactcacttcctcagttcccaaggaacaaagtccaccaccctaaccactaggccactcctccactccatggattcTGGTCTTGATCACCCCTCccattcaatttttaaaaaaatattgaacacaTATCCCTCAATCCCCATAGAATCTCCCTGCCCAAAGGTGCCCTATTACCAAGCTGAGCAACTCTGTATGGTTAGTTGGAGCAATTAAGCATATGATCTTTTCTTGACACGGCAAAGAGGTGCTTTTGGTTGGTTCTAAGGGTAGAAGGAAGGTTGGGGGACTGAAGGATTTATGCTCAATGTTTCTAAATACTTGTGCATCAGGTGGGATTCACGGTGATTGATTTGTAAACTCTGATTGGAGGTAGGAGGGGATTTGTGATAACTGATCTGTGAACTGTAGAGGGAGGTGTGGTTTACCAGCATTGGGTGAGGGAAAATTCTCTGAATGGACTTAGTCCACTAGTGCTAATTTCAAACACTAGTTAGCTTTATAGGGACAATTTTTTGCCTCCTAAAACTACCCATCCAGATTAGACAAAAatatttacatagtagatgatggcagtccatccagtctgtccaacaagataaactcattacatatggtattatGTGATACATCATGTGTATATCTGATCTTGATTCattcttgccatttttagggcatagaccatagacgtttgcctggcactggcctaaaATATCTGAAGTTGGTAAAGCCCTTGAAAagttccactccagcccatccaaatctattcagcagaagcatagccaggttcaagcatggggggggggggggggagtggagaggcaTCGGGGGAGTAAAGAGCGGACTGCCGATGGCACCGGTGCATATTTTTCATGTGACAGATCACTTGAAAAATAGGAGCCGTCAACAtaggaagtctgtttgggggagcagtcgctcccctggcgacccacctagctacgcctctgccatTCAACCTcaattagggcacagaccatagaagtctgcccagcattgactTTCCTACCTAACCTcctctaagcttctttggatccattccttctagacaagattcctttgtgtttctccCACACATTTTAAAATTGCGATACCGTTTGCATCTCTGGGGGCCAATATACAGCAGGGCTAGTATGGGCAGTGTCAGGGTGTTCCAGAGCCAAAGTGGGTGCAGCTAGGAGATGCCCAGTTAGCAGCCATATTACGACCCCTAACCAAGTAACTGCCTAGATAGAATTAAGACAGCAAGAAAgcctaaaagcgatctatgaactgaccaacttccgaaaacaactgaaggcccatctctttgacaagatataccacagagatcaacacatgtgaaactccccacatatatccagaaatgtttaataatgccttctgttatattactatagtgtattccattaccatgtaacccaaactccatctgtaataccaaatatctattctcttcttacttccactatccatgatgtattgtaagccacattgagcctgcaaagaggtgggaaaatgtgggatacaaatgcaataaataaataaataaatatgaaactgtccaaaccttatgtaggggccccttttaccaaactgccgTAAAAAGGGGACCTGTGGTAGTGACAGTGTCTGGTTTTGCTGTGCACcgagtccccttttaccgcagtgggtaaaaagctaaAACAAAGAAATAGCCGTGAGGTAAGTTTACacgctgcatggccatttccgggGGAGCCCTTCCcgtcacctattgaggtggcggtaagggctcccgtgctaacccagcagcaAATGTTCCAGACAGTGCTGGAAATGCCGCACACTGGaagcagaactaccgctggcggccatgttaggccagcagtagttccgataTGCCACGCAGCAGCCCTtcggtgaaagggccccttagttatttaACCAGGTATCAGCCTGAATATCACCAGTATGCAGATAGGAAGTGCTAACCATTATACTTGGATATTAAGTGCTGGCCAGTGTCCAGAGACAGATactgaatataaaaaaaaattgccaccaaccaaaacactgactgctgcaggTTGAATATTGACTCATTGGTTGAAATAACCAGCCAAAATTTGCTCCATTCATTTATGCCCTcagacatttttttgaaaatgcctaatggttagtgtggtgAGCTGAGATCTTggggatctgggtttgattccaactgcagctcgtggtgtctttgggcaagtcacttaaccctccattgccccaggtaccaaaaaaaaacccacctttgattgtgagcctactagggacagaaaaaaagtaactgcattaaaaaaaatgtgtacagaactgcgtacatctagtagcgctatagaaatgattagaagtTTTGTCTTGCATATCATTTCtggtttatttttatgtattttgtttcattccAGGAAATTTTATTTTGCGTCTTCTCTTCGTTATGAGCATGCATTCTTTTAAATAGCATGCACTATTTCAAATTAACATGTGCTATTATAGGATATCACGCTACTGGTGATGCAACAAAAACACATTTTGGAAATattatttcattttgaaaatgtcaTTTGAAATTGAAATGACTGCACATCCCTATAGCTCATTGATTTCTAGGACAATGCATGGCCTCTAAAGATATACATTTGTTGTGGACTTTTCTCTGTGCTACTGAATGCTCTTTTCCTGACTGCCCAGGGTGCTGGATTAATGGCTGAAAATTATTTCATGGGGTTGAAGCTGACAGGAGGTGTTAGCCATGCTCATAGATTGTATTAAGGAGAAGGCGGGGATCGTATTCTACTGAATGGCTGAGAGATTACTGCCATCTGTAAGGCAATAGATCACATGTTTCAAACTTTGATTGTAGAAACTAATCCAGACATCTGTGATTATTCTGTTCTCTTTTGTAAATCCTGAATCAATGACCAATAAAGGAACTGAATCAAAATGTCTCGAGTAATACTGAGGACACTATCAACATTTCTGCAACATCCACAGCAGGGGTTCTGCTCAAGCTGAAATGAGCTcccagagagctggcaagggaggacGAATTTGCTCGTCAACAATGCTGTGAGAAGTCATGAGATAGATGTTTTGGCTAATGCAAGTTGGTAGAGGGTCAGACGCAagtagaagggaggggggagctgaagaGGGCAAAATGACCTGTGATGTTATTTCTTCGCAGATGTTGTCCTAAACATAATTTATTTATACTTAAAGCTtgagaacatgtgaagtcattcttatcaactgataagagcCAAGAGCTCTGATGAGAAAGttagggtccattgaaatgaatagggtcaaAATGGTATAAAAGGGCAGTCTGAGGGGTAATAGATCAGAAGACTTCAGAAGGCTAGAGaaggctggagagagacgtgtcgtGAAGTGCTGTTTCATCATATGAATACCTGGTTGCCTGTACCATCTTTGGGTGAGATGCTGATAATAATAAACTATATTACTATATCTACTGCatactgggtttctttctaattgGAGAGATTATTACTGTCCAGATGGTGTGAAACTatcatgagcagatacaaggtgGGGAtaattaaccctagaacgcatgacgttaaaaatatacatattaacgtcattggggccttttaggcccccatgcacataatgtagaaaaacacacttaaataactttcacaagtttatttcaaaattgctcaataaaatatgaatagtggacaacattttaattataatttttcacagaaaacaccaaaaaatcttttttttcccaaatttcacgcaaagacatgaaaacacacaaaaatgcatagaaatctatagcaaactagctgcagctacatttttattctaactttcttttctattatattagtcttccaaacaattctgacatgttattttttcagaagagtgttctttgcaaacagtttccttacaagtggaacaatatcgctcagttttcctctctatgtttcttggacacatgaaacaacgctttcgttttctttctcctggctctggagtaatctgaaactgtacgccacaccgtttcattgcttctttagttttctttggcaagcatttcaagtcgcttcgctctatcatgtgaggtattacaagttcatgacaaaggtccttcaagaataagcgtctcctgtccttcctctgtgcatgaaattcaggatgagtttctgtataaataatgaatgaatttagggctgctacatcaagcatatttgaaaatagtactacaggccatcgttttgtttgcctcttacacgaatattctcccaccatctcatccattttatctacacctccttttgttgcattgtaatgcaggatgatttctggtttcaatttttggttattgctgtcaacactgcaatcgtgatgcatggtactgagtaaaattacagatttctccttctttgccttgtaagataccaaagtcgctttgttattgaatccaaagacactctcataaagtgcttgctgacgattgtgtttgagtgctgctggaatttctcgtctgttttgctttatagtaccaacaagtgtaatagcttttgcaagcagaaaattgcctagttcaacattggtgaaataattgtccatggtgatgtttctacctgaattgaatattggaacagcaagagttttgactatttcagaccccagatccttctgtactggtgcaccaacctctttgccacagtagattacgccatttatgccataataatttgcagaatcacacatccagaagatttttataccgtacttggctggcttgctgggcatgtattgtatgaatttgcagcgtcctctgaacggtacaagttgctcatctacagtaacattagtactaggattgtaaagttttgtgcaatttttgataaatatgttccagatataactgataggggctaatttgtctgtttcaaacctcgctgcacgagttcgcttatcatcaaagcgaatgatccttctaatttcctcatatctgcccactgacattgtcgccttatagtgtggatcagaaagtgggtccagaaataattctcgtattgggacatcatacgatttttgactccctgccagcaggaaaagtccaatatatgcataaagttcctcttttgagatatttttccaggacttattttttgctgaagcgatacgtcttccttctaggtttgaacataataggacctcttctgcaatattgtcagaaaaataagtacagaatacatctttaggggtaaagtaactgggacttcccacagctccttgagcctgtctcacaatattgtgtattggagtacgtccgactaatgtaggattactgtcccaaaaaacattcgttttggatgttctacttatcacttcttgaggatccactagattcacttcttcatcatcagaagaatcactggatgaggatgtttgattagctggtggcagatattcttcatcagacaaagatagttcactttcatcatcgctttgaaacataatcgcttcagtctcttggtcagtcagacacttggaggaagactgtgccattgctgactagatgttagaaaatgaaacagatttcctctcaacagcttatcttatcacaggtccttcagcaattagctcacagtgtatactgtcctcagtgttcagaggacctgaggtgatgtcatggccttatcactccctccaaaaatcacatgacatcctcacatgttattatccacaccctggcccctccaccagcattactaagtacaaataaagtaacttgagacacaaacacttctgagaacatgataaaaacagcgggggcctaaaaggcccccaattcgtacagatgtagttttcaccaaacaagcattgttacaccataatgcctatgaaaaaaaattatatgaacaactggatattatcaacaatgacatacttgagtaataccttgagtttcaaaattctaactaaagtaattttgcagataatagcaaaaatgtaagcatgggggcctaaaaggcccccaatatgcgttctagggttaagtgGTTAGAGGGAACATACAATCCTTTTCAGGATAGTAGAATGCCCATGGCTCCATTACCCAAATGGAGATGGCAGACCTAATTATTtacagttctcaacccagtcctcgggacacaccttataaaaacagtcaggttttcaggatattcacagtgaatatacatgagatacattggcatgcactgcctctattgtatgcaaatcttcactgtggatatcctgaaaacctgactgcctaggtGTGGCCCAAggcctgagttgagaacccctggtcaaCATGATCTTTGCATTCATTTTCCAAAAGCAAGCACTCTGAAAGTTGAATGGAAGGAAGAGTAGTTCAGGGGATAATGCTTTTACCTAAATGCAGCTGAAAATAGATACCTAAGTGACATACGTAAGGACCCTAAAATATGGCGCTCAGATTTTATATATCAAGGTCTTAATCTTTTGAGCAGCAGGTTCTTTTGTTCAAGGAGTTTTTCTGGttagccagaaaaaaaaatcaaggttgaatatcttcctgttcctaagctatcgttgcctacaaaaaaaaaaaaaaaaga from Microcaecilia unicolor unplaced genomic scaffold, aMicUni1.1, whole genome shotgun sequence carries:
- the LOC115458754 gene encoding epidermal differentiation-specific protein-like gives rise to the protein MSVTPTKVNKIVVYEFPDFKGLKREFISDVKDLREISFNDCICSLIVIGQPWIAYEHIQFGGWLREYEEGEYSNIEIHDTISSLQLITDDLRNPKITIYEHPNYKGKNQTFTEETNLCYGNFNTMASSHIVEKGAWILYENANRRGQRILARAGERFADYGKIGFNDKVSYLRPLKAGCAIVKSNVLWDKMKKENEICFMVDEFIGVNRSDFEQEFSSRSKEYESSVTYDFKFSNTTTIEAGVEFKLMLIPSVSIKISNSISIEKGKSETVTQRDRFQLTLPAKIPPHTKITITVMKKAVTVIIPVELTVEQNQKITIEYGELRCQMGSTIYAEYDSEKI